Proteins encoded in a region of the Zerene cesonia ecotype Mississippi unplaced genomic scaffold, Zerene_cesonia_1.1 Zces_u004, whole genome shotgun sequence genome:
- the LOC119838731 gene encoding glutathione S-transferase theta-1-like produces the protein MGLKLYYDLMSQPSRALYILLKTAKYNFEPKQVNLRGGEHFTEEYALINKFRKVPVIDFNGFILTESIAIIRYLSRENIIPKSLYPPESKAQARVDEYLEWQHVGLRLHCAMYFRVKYLAPITSGQPADPKQLAGYERRMFNAIQEFDTLWLGKHEYVCGDTITVADLMAAVELEQPRMAGIDPAERFPNIAAWWPKVRQHFNPYYDEAHVILNKIVNKNSASKL, from the exons ATGGgcctaaaattatattatgacctTATGTCCCAACCTTCTAGGGcactttatattttgttaaaaacggCAAAGTATAATTTTGAACCAAAACAAGTGAACCTAAGAGGAG gGGAGCATTTTACCGAAGAGTATGCGTTGATAAACAAATTTCGAAAAGTTCCTGTAATAGACTTCAATGGTTTTATACTAACAGAAAG TATTGCCATCATAAGATATCTTTCAcgtgaaaatataataccaaAGAGTTTATATCCACCAGAATCTAAAGCACAAGCAAGAGTAGATGAATATCTAGAGTGGCAGCATGTTGGACTAAGATTACATTGTGCTATGTACTTCCGAGTCaag TACCTAGCACCAATAACATCAGGACAACCTGCGGATCCCAAACAATTAGCAGGCTACGAAAGAAGAATGTTCAATGCGATACAAGAGTTTGACACTCTGTGGTTGGGCAAACACGAGTATGTATGTGGGGACACTATCACTGTAGCTGATTTGATGGCAGCTGTTGAATTGGAACAACCAA GAATGGCAGGTATTGATCCAGCTGAGAGGTTTCCTAACATAGCAGCATGGTGGCCGAAAGTTAGACAGCATTTCAATCCTTATTATGATGAAGCTCATGTAATACTTaacaaaattgttaacaaGAATTCAGCTTCGAAATTGTAG